From Cecembia calidifontis, one genomic window encodes:
- a CDS encoding GntP family permease, whose amino-acid sequence MILILTILLALAIILIAIVKFDIHPFLALFVTAILYGLLSGMSGDMIIKSISEGFGGVLGSIGLLILLGVFLGTFLEKTGGALVIAEKILGWIGQKAVTKAMLLCGYILSIPVFGDSTFIMMNPISKSLSLKSKVPYAATTIAVALGATASHSLVPPTPGPIATAGILEADLGMVIFWGLIISLITLIPSYYFIKKVAYNIPLEPQFAKIDLEKSEKKYPSASRSFMPVILPLLLIVLASIAKYPSQPFGSGIFTTIITFVGSPVIALLIGVLISFTLPSKFDRKLLSSSGWIGEAILIAAPVILITGAGGVFGKMLQNSGIGDMVGESLSHASWGIFLPFLIAFSLKTAQGSSTVAMITTASIIAPLLGALGMDSDSMRVFAVLATGAGAIAISHANDSFFWAVTQLSGLKISQGNKTHSLGTIIMSFTAIGLIFLITKIFY is encoded by the coding sequence ATGATCCTGATTCTTACCATCCTGCTTGCATTGGCAATAATTTTGATCGCCATCGTAAAGTTTGATATCCATCCATTTCTGGCCCTTTTTGTAACCGCAATTTTATATGGTCTTCTATCAGGTATGTCTGGAGATATGATCATCAAATCTATTTCTGAAGGTTTTGGAGGGGTTTTGGGAAGTATTGGTCTGCTGATTTTATTAGGGGTGTTTTTGGGGACCTTCTTGGAAAAGACGGGAGGAGCCCTGGTTATTGCTGAGAAAATATTGGGTTGGATCGGTCAAAAGGCGGTCACCAAGGCCATGTTGCTTTGTGGGTACATTTTGTCCATTCCTGTTTTTGGGGACAGTACCTTTATTATGATGAATCCGATCAGCAAATCTCTTTCCCTTAAAAGTAAAGTGCCTTATGCAGCGACAACCATAGCTGTTGCATTGGGTGCCACAGCCTCCCATTCCTTGGTTCCGCCTACTCCTGGGCCAATCGCCACAGCGGGGATTCTGGAAGCAGACCTCGGTATGGTGATTTTTTGGGGTTTGATCATCAGTTTGATTACCTTGATCCCAAGCTATTATTTCATCAAAAAGGTGGCATATAATATTCCTTTGGAGCCTCAATTTGCAAAAATTGATCTTGAGAAATCGGAGAAAAAATATCCATCAGCTTCCAGATCTTTTATGCCTGTCATCTTGCCCCTTTTGTTGATTGTACTGGCATCTATCGCTAAATATCCATCCCAACCTTTTGGAAGCGGTATTTTTACTACCATCATCACCTTTGTGGGAAGCCCGGTCATCGCATTATTGATCGGTGTATTAATTTCCTTTACCTTACCCAGTAAGTTTGACCGTAAATTATTGTCCTCTTCAGGCTGGATTGGGGAAGCAATACTGATTGCCGCTCCTGTGATACTGATTACCGGCGCAGGTGGGGTTTTTGGAAAAATGCTCCAAAATTCCGGAATTGGAGATATGGTAGGGGAGAGTTTGTCCCATGCGAGTTGGGGAATATTCCTCCCTTTCCTTATTGCATTCTCTTTAAAAACAGCCCAGGGATCGTCCACTGTAGCGATGATAACCACGGCATCTATCATTGCGCCCTTGTTGGGCGCATTGGGAATGGACTCAGATTCCATGAGGGTTTTTGCAGTGCTGGCCACCGGTGCCGGAGCCATAGCGATTTCGCATGCCAATGACAGTTTCTTCTGGGCAGTGACCCAGCTTTCAGGGCTGAAAATATCTCAGGGAAATAAGACCCATAGCTTGGGGACCATCATCATGTCCTTTACAGCTATAGGGCTGATTTTCCTGATTACCAAAATCTTCTATTGA
- a CDS encoding D-arabinono-1,4-lactone oxidase, whose amino-acid sequence MDKRKFLKTASTFTGAALLAPLIQCNPNKKEMESTSALYNWAGNLQFSTSQIHEPKNLEQAVKLVKELPKLRVLGSRHSFNTIADSDRHLISTNNLNQLVNLDKVNGKVTVEAGMKYGDLCLLLEKEGYALHNLASLPHISIAGSISTGTHGSGIGNGNLSSAVAAIEFIDGKGELVKLERERDGNFMGAVVALGALGMMTKVTLDIEPSYQMAQVIYKDLPMSALKQHFVEIMSTGYSVSLFTDWTSENINQVWIKKRAHQNGTVDFPSDLFGALPFETAVHPVPGISPESCTTQMGQLRKWYEILPHFKMEFQPSAGKELQSEYFIPVEHAFEAISSIQEMAKEISPFLFISEIRAIKSDALWLSPCYQRDTIAIHTTWKQEIPEVMGILPKMEEKLAPFQARPHWAKLFTIPPSELEKRYPKLNDFRRLMQNHDPDGKFRNSFIEQNILGNA is encoded by the coding sequence ATGGACAAAAGAAAATTTCTCAAAACGGCCTCCACATTTACGGGAGCAGCTCTTTTGGCGCCCCTTATCCAATGTAATCCCAATAAAAAAGAAATGGAATCCACATCAGCGCTCTACAATTGGGCAGGAAATTTACAATTCAGTACTTCCCAAATACACGAACCCAAAAACTTGGAACAAGCGGTCAAGTTGGTGAAAGAACTGCCCAAGTTGAGGGTTTTGGGTTCCAGACATTCCTTCAACACCATTGCAGACAGTGACCGGCATTTAATTTCTACCAATAACTTAAATCAGTTGGTAAATCTGGACAAAGTCAACGGGAAGGTGACTGTTGAAGCAGGAATGAAATATGGTGACCTTTGCTTATTGCTTGAAAAAGAAGGTTATGCATTGCACAACCTTGCTTCCCTGCCCCACATTTCCATTGCCGGTTCTATCAGTACCGGTACTCATGGTTCAGGAATAGGGAATGGAAACCTCTCCTCAGCGGTAGCAGCCATTGAATTCATTGATGGAAAGGGAGAATTGGTGAAACTTGAGAGGGAAAGGGATGGTAATTTCATGGGGGCAGTAGTGGCACTTGGGGCATTGGGGATGATGACCAAAGTTACCTTGGACATCGAGCCATCTTACCAAATGGCACAGGTAATCTATAAAGACTTACCCATGTCTGCACTCAAACAACATTTTGTTGAAATTATGTCCACTGGTTACAGCGTCAGTTTATTTACGGATTGGACCAGTGAAAACATCAATCAGGTTTGGATTAAGAAGCGCGCGCATCAAAATGGAACAGTTGATTTTCCTTCGGACCTATTCGGTGCCCTTCCATTTGAAACGGCAGTTCACCCCGTACCGGGCATCTCACCAGAGAGTTGCACAACCCAAATGGGCCAACTCAGAAAATGGTATGAAATCCTGCCCCATTTCAAAATGGAATTTCAGCCTAGCGCGGGAAAAGAGTTACAATCGGAATATTTCATTCCTGTTGAGCATGCTTTTGAAGCCATTTCCAGCATCCAGGAAATGGCCAAAGAGATCAGTCCCTTCTTGTTTATTTCAGAAATACGGGCCATAAAAAGTGATGCGCTTTGGTTAAGCCCCTGCTATCAAAGGGATACCATTGCCATTCATACCACATGGAAACAAGAAATTCCTGAGGTAATGGGAATATTACCAAAAATGGAAGAAAAATTAGCGCCTTTTCAAGCAAGACCACACTGGGCTAAACTGTTCACCATTCCCCCTTCTGAGCTTGAAAAAAGGTATCCAAAACTCAATGACTTTAGAAGACTCATGCAAAATCATGACCCCGATGGGAAGTTTCGAAATAGTTTCATTGAGCAAAACATTTTAGGAAATGCCTAA
- a CDS encoding 6-phosphogluconolactonase yields MNIYYVNDYEALSKQAAGIVEQEASKKSDLLFCAATGNSPTGMYNEMAKKPSVFGNMTIVKMDEWGIIPLDHPDSCETYIKKHILDPLHIPSKRYITFDTSPEKVEAECERMENYIQEKGPFDVIILGLGKNGHIAFNEPGEYLETRFHKNLLEPSTIQHDPNLSKGPEPAYGLCVGMRDIMMSKKIIFLITGKGKQDAVQQILERRITTHCPATLLWLHPNVECLIDMSSLSS; encoded by the coding sequence ATGAACATCTATTATGTGAATGACTATGAGGCCTTAAGCAAACAGGCCGCAGGCATAGTCGAACAAGAGGCAAGCAAAAAAAGTGATTTACTTTTTTGTGCCGCTACGGGCAACTCCCCTACCGGCATGTATAATGAAATGGCCAAAAAGCCAAGTGTATTTGGAAATATGACCATCGTTAAAATGGACGAATGGGGCATCATTCCTCTGGACCACCCGGATTCCTGTGAAACCTACATCAAAAAACATATTTTGGACCCTCTTCACATCCCAAGCAAAAGGTACATAACCTTTGATACCTCCCCAGAAAAGGTAGAAGCAGAATGCGAAAGGATGGAAAATTATATTCAGGAAAAGGGGCCTTTTGATGTCATCATTTTGGGTCTGGGAAAAAACGGGCACATTGCCTTCAATGAGCCTGGGGAATACTTGGAAACACGGTTCCACAAAAACCTCCTTGAGCCTTCCACCATCCAGCATGACCCCAACCTCTCCAAAGGGCCGGAACCAGCTTATGGACTTTGTGTGGGTATGAGGGACATCATGATGTCCAAAAAGATTATTTTTCTGATTACGGGAAAAGGAAAACAGGATGCCGTTCAGCAAATTCTGGAAAGGAGGATTACAACTCATTGTCCGGCAACATTACTTTGGCTACACCCCAATGTGGAATGTTTGATCGATATGAGCAGCCTAAGCAGCTGA
- a CDS encoding orotidine 5'-phosphate decarboxylase / HUMPS family protein, translating into MKPIVQISLDLTNIDEALETAAMAIRAGVDWLEAGTPLILAEGLHGVRKLREAFPEIPIVADLKTMDGGYLEAEMMAKAGATHVVVMARAHEETIKCVVKAGQDYGIAVMGDNLGCPDMVAGAKLIEDLGCDYVIHHIGYDERRGIAASGRTMPSPLDQLKEVVAAVNIPVQAVGGLSLEQAIQCPKLGAPLVVLGAPLTIDADAFKTADGDLEASLRKICAAIHAQ; encoded by the coding sequence ATGAAACCCATTGTTCAAATTTCCCTGGACCTGACCAATATCGATGAGGCCTTGGAAACAGCTGCCATGGCCATCAGGGCCGGAGTGGACTGGTTAGAAGCAGGTACACCTTTAATTTTAGCGGAAGGCCTCCATGGCGTTAGGAAATTGAGAGAAGCATTTCCAGAAATTCCCATAGTAGCTGATCTCAAAACCATGGACGGTGGATACCTGGAAGCCGAAATGATGGCCAAAGCAGGTGCTACCCATGTGGTGGTCATGGCAAGGGCCCATGAAGAAACCATCAAATGTGTGGTAAAAGCCGGTCAAGATTACGGTATAGCAGTCATGGGTGATAACTTGGGCTGTCCGGATATGGTCGCTGGCGCCAAACTAATTGAAGATTTGGGCTGCGATTATGTGATCCACCATATAGGCTATGATGAAAGAAGGGGTATCGCTGCCAGTGGAAGGACAATGCCCAGCCCCTTGGATCAGTTAAAAGAAGTAGTAGCAGCGGTCAACATCCCTGTTCAGGCCGTTGGTGGGCTAAGCTTAGAACAAGCCATTCAATGCCCCAAATTAGGCGCTCCACTTGTCGTTTTAGGCGCTCCACTTACCATCGATGCAGATGCCTTCAAAACGGCAGATGGGGACTTGGAAGCATCCTTAAGGAAAATCTGTGCGGCCATCCATGCCCAATAA
- a CDS encoding zinc-binding dehydrogenase has protein sequence MSGKSAAVVNYAEAKGSVEIREIPIPEIGEEDILLEVKNVGVCGSDLHQWTSDHSWPVNYPVVLGHEFGGKIAALGSRVKGWSVGNRVVSETAAVIDAQNPMSRTGLYNLDPSRKGFGYGVNGAMTRFVRVPARCLHHVPDHLAFEEACLTEPCSVAYNAVVGNSRIKPGDRVLVIGPGTIGILCAAVANLCGAEVGIVGLEADRGRLEIAKKYGCDTLIGDAAEDWAKLGDGLGADLIVDAAGVSETLKIAMKLVRPNGQITKVGWGPQPCNFSLDPLVQKNVRLQGSFSHNWPIWEKVISLMSSGKLDVKPIIGGVWPITEWKKAFELMHDGKVVKSVLKPV, from the coding sequence ATGTCAGGCAAATCAGCAGCAGTTGTCAATTATGCAGAAGCCAAGGGCTCTGTGGAAATCAGAGAAATTCCCATTCCTGAAATCGGGGAAGAGGATATCTTGTTGGAAGTGAAGAATGTAGGTGTATGTGGAAGCGATCTCCATCAGTGGACTTCTGACCATAGCTGGCCGGTGAATTATCCGGTGGTATTAGGCCATGAGTTCGGTGGGAAAATTGCTGCCCTCGGAAGCCGGGTAAAAGGCTGGTCGGTCGGAAACAGGGTCGTAAGTGAAACCGCAGCGGTGATTGATGCACAAAACCCTATGAGCAGAACGGGGCTCTACAACCTCGATCCAAGCAGAAAAGGCTTTGGGTATGGAGTAAACGGGGCCATGACAAGGTTTGTAAGGGTTCCTGCCAGATGCCTTCATCATGTACCTGATCATTTGGCTTTTGAGGAGGCCTGTCTTACCGAACCTTGCTCCGTAGCTTATAATGCAGTGGTTGGAAATTCAAGAATCAAACCCGGGGACAGGGTATTGGTGATTGGACCTGGAACAATCGGAATCCTTTGTGCGGCTGTCGCCAACTTATGCGGGGCAGAAGTGGGAATTGTTGGCTTAGAAGCAGATAGAGGAAGACTGGAAATTGCCAAAAAATATGGCTGCGATACCTTGATTGGAGATGCAGCTGAAGATTGGGCAAAATTAGGAGATGGACTGGGAGCAGATCTTATCGTGGATGCGGCTGGTGTTTCCGAAACCCTAAAAATAGCCATGAAACTGGTTCGTCCCAATGGGCAGATCACCAAAGTAGGTTGGGGTCCCCAGCCCTGCAATTTTTCCCTCGATCCCTTGGTTCAGAAAAATGTGCGCTTACAGGGAAGCTTCAGCCACAACTGGCCGATATGGGAAAAAGTGATCAGCCTGATGTCCAGTGGAAAATTGGATGTCAAACCCATCATTGGCGGCGTTTGGCCAATTACAGAATGGAAAAAGGCTTTTGAGCTGATGCATGATGGGAAAGTAGTAAAAAGTGTCTTAAAGCCTGTGTAG
- a CDS encoding SDR family NAD(P)-dependent oxidoreductase gives MRLKNKVIIVTGSTTGIGKAIAKAALTEGAKVVIHGLEEDLGQLATKELGEDNTILHVEDITAAGCAERLVNLAVKTWGKLDALVNNAAWIVSSDIDTTDKEFLEKVLEVNSIAPFLLIKSALPHLSTSKGVVLNIGSVNAWSGEPNLLAYSISKGALMTMTRNLGDVLPRTHGVRVNQINPGWVLTEREMIRKKQHGLSEKWYEEIPAMYAPSGRILWPSEIAAAAIYWLADESGPISGQVVDLEQHPLMGRNAPKDSSTIHGKP, from the coding sequence ATGCGGTTAAAAAATAAAGTCATCATCGTCACCGGAAGCACGACGGGTATAGGAAAAGCCATTGCCAAAGCAGCCTTAACGGAAGGGGCAAAAGTTGTAATCCATGGATTGGAAGAAGATTTGGGCCAACTGGCCACAAAAGAACTGGGGGAAGACAATACCATACTGCATGTAGAAGATATCACGGCAGCAGGCTGTGCAGAAAGATTGGTAAATTTGGCGGTCAAGACTTGGGGAAAATTAGATGCCTTGGTCAATAATGCTGCCTGGATTGTAAGTTCAGATATTGATACCACGGACAAAGAATTTTTAGAAAAAGTACTGGAGGTGAACAGCATTGCCCCATTCCTTTTGATCAAATCAGCGCTTCCTCATTTATCAACATCCAAAGGTGTGGTATTGAATATTGGTTCAGTGAATGCCTGGAGCGGCGAGCCCAATTTATTGGCTTATAGCATTTCCAAAGGAGCATTGATGACAATGACCAGAAACCTGGGTGATGTACTGCCAAGAACGCATGGTGTCAGGGTCAATCAGATCAACCCGGGATGGGTACTCACCGAAAGGGAAATGATCCGCAAAAAACAACATGGCCTCTCAGAAAAATGGTATGAAGAAATACCGGCAATGTATGCCCCCTCGGGAAGGATACTTTGGCCTTCCGAAATTGCTGCTGCAGCCATTTACTGGTTAGCTGACGAAAGTGGCCCGATCAGTGGGCAGGTAGTAGACCTGGAACAACATCCCCTGATGGGCAGGAATGCTCCCAAAGATTCCTCCACCATTCATGGTAAACCATAA
- a CDS encoding sugar phosphate isomerase/epimerase family protein, giving the protein MPKLAAFPKAFMQALCKDGSMKLATWIELASKLDIEGLEWYAGFLEMQHKNNWPLFRKMAEDKGKVIPMMCCSPDFTHPNKAFRQQEIDKQKYWIDMTHALGGSYCRVLSGQRRPELTIQEGVKLAADCIQSCLPYAEERKITLILENHYKDDFWEYPEFAQKMDVFTQLVDSIDHPNFGVNYDPSNAFLAGEDPLELLKKISHRVVTMHASDRYLKFGTIEDLRNEEDGAIGYAKRLSHGEIGKGLNDYDAIFTELKWVGFDSWISIEDGVEGMDQLERSVTFLRKKMNQYWPG; this is encoded by the coding sequence ATGCCAAAATTAGCTGCCTTTCCCAAAGCCTTCATGCAAGCCCTCTGCAAAGATGGGAGTATGAAATTGGCCACCTGGATTGAACTTGCCTCCAAATTGGACATTGAGGGATTGGAATGGTATGCCGGGTTTTTGGAAATGCAGCACAAAAATAATTGGCCTCTGTTTCGAAAAATGGCAGAAGACAAGGGGAAGGTTATCCCAATGATGTGCTGTTCACCTGATTTCACCCATCCCAACAAAGCTTTCAGACAGCAAGAAATAGACAAGCAAAAATACTGGATAGATATGACCCATGCGCTGGGCGGTTCTTATTGCAGGGTGCTATCGGGTCAAAGGCGGCCGGAGTTGACCATTCAAGAAGGCGTAAAATTGGCGGCTGATTGTATACAAAGCTGTCTCCCTTATGCGGAGGAACGTAAAATTACCCTGATTTTAGAGAACCATTACAAGGATGATTTTTGGGAATATCCCGAATTTGCCCAAAAAATGGACGTATTCACCCAATTGGTGGACAGCATCGACCATCCCAATTTTGGTGTAAATTATGATCCCAGCAACGCTTTTTTGGCAGGGGAAGATCCTTTGGAATTGCTCAAAAAAATTTCCCATAGGGTGGTCACCATGCATGCCAGTGACAGGTATTTGAAGTTTGGCACCATCGAAGATTTGAGAAATGAAGAAGATGGCGCAATAGGTTATGCCAAAAGGTTAAGTCATGGAGAAATCGGCAAGGGGTTGAATGATTACGATGCCATCTTTACCGAATTGAAATGGGTGGGTTTTGACAGTTGGATCAGCATTGAAGATGGGGTGGAAGGCATGGATCAGCTTGAAAGAAGCGTAACCTTTTTAAGAAAAAAAATGAACCAGTATTGGCCCGGATAA
- a CDS encoding SMP-30/gluconolactonase/LRE family protein, which produces MEAIHLYASQCFLGEGPYWHAGRNSFFWVDIENGKLFEYPLESGKVNTWKFEQRITLVVEGKADHLILALDQKIARFNLETENLEWIASIEDKPGNRLNDGKCDAKGRLWVGSMSKTFDQGAGAFYSLEADSHVKKHLEHITISNGMAWTLDNKTLYYIDSPTQKVNAYHFDLENGTLQFDRTVVEIPISLGTPDGMCIDVEGKLWIAHYGGSGIFRWDPFTGKLMEKVTLPVPHVTSCTFGGKNLDTLLVTTARENLNEAQLEEFPLSGDVFLIQTNTKGFLPNPACF; this is translated from the coding sequence ATGGAAGCAATTCATTTGTACGCATCACAATGCTTTTTGGGAGAAGGCCCTTATTGGCATGCAGGAAGGAACAGTTTTTTCTGGGTGGACATAGAAAATGGGAAGCTGTTTGAATATCCCCTGGAAAGCGGAAAAGTTAATACTTGGAAATTTGAGCAGCGCATTACTTTGGTCGTGGAAGGAAAAGCCGACCACCTGATATTGGCATTGGACCAGAAAATCGCACGTTTTAACCTTGAAACTGAGAACCTGGAATGGATTGCATCGATAGAGGACAAACCGGGCAACCGCCTGAATGACGGGAAATGTGATGCCAAGGGAAGATTATGGGTAGGTTCTATGAGCAAGACATTCGACCAAGGTGCTGGCGCTTTTTATAGTTTGGAAGCCGATAGCCATGTCAAAAAGCATTTAGAACACATTACCATTTCCAATGGAATGGCATGGACTCTTGACAACAAAACGCTCTACTATATTGACAGCCCGACACAAAAGGTCAATGCCTATCATTTTGATTTGGAGAACGGAACCCTTCAATTTGACCGGACGGTCGTTGAAATTCCCATATCTTTGGGAACCCCTGACGGAATGTGCATAGACGTAGAGGGGAAACTGTGGATTGCCCATTATGGAGGTTCTGGGATCTTTAGATGGGATCCGTTCACCGGAAAATTGATGGAAAAAGTTACCTTACCTGTTCCTCATGTGACTTCTTGTACTTTTGGTGGGAAAAACCTGGACACTTTATTGGTGACAACGGCCAGGGAAAACTTAAATGAAGCTCAGTTGGAGGAATTTCCTTTGAGCGGGGATGTGTTTTTAATCCAAACCAATACCAAAGGATTCTTGCCTAATCCTGCATGTTTTTGA
- a CDS encoding protein adenylyltransferase SelO, with the protein MEITWNLEHTYQQLPEALFSTIHPIPVKAPQLVLLNQNLADELGLHLENYDVATLSALFSGNQIPKDAQPMAQAYAGHQFGQFTMLGDGRAILLGEQITPKGERYDIQLKGSGRTPYSRGGDGRAHFSAMLREYLISEAMHFLGIPTSRSLAVVITGEPVYREKVRHGAILTRVASSHIRVGTFEYARNFHEGKYLKDLLQYSIARHYPELDESENPALAFFEAVMDKQLNLILHWMRVGFIHGVMNTDNMSIPGETIDYGPCAFMNAYDPMTVFSSIDTQGRYAYGNQPFIAHWNLGCLGSALLPEIAAKTADAVKLAQESINKFPLAYETKWLEMMGKKLGIAQIKPSDKALVDDLLHWMKKNKADFTNTFLYLRRNAFPQDSIYQEVDFKAWLQLWQERISENRTKAQELMDQNNPAFIPRNHLVEATLEAASNDGNMQPFQELLAVLQDPYTDKPGFEKFQEVPIEVDKGFQTFCGT; encoded by the coding sequence ATGGAAATTACCTGGAACCTGGAACATACCTACCAACAGCTGCCCGAAGCCCTTTTCAGCACCATTCATCCCATCCCGGTAAAAGCTCCGCAACTGGTTTTGTTAAATCAAAACCTGGCGGATGAACTTGGCTTACATCTTGAAAATTATGATGTAGCCACCTTAAGCGCATTGTTTTCAGGGAACCAAATCCCCAAAGATGCCCAACCCATGGCCCAAGCATATGCAGGACATCAATTTGGTCAATTCACCATGCTGGGAGATGGTAGGGCTATTTTGCTTGGAGAGCAGATTACCCCAAAAGGAGAAAGATATGACATCCAACTGAAAGGTTCCGGCAGAACGCCTTATTCCAGGGGCGGAGATGGAAGGGCACATTTCAGTGCCATGTTGAGGGAATACCTGATTTCCGAAGCCATGCATTTTTTAGGAATCCCAACTTCCAGGTCCTTGGCCGTGGTGATTACAGGGGAGCCTGTTTATAGGGAAAAAGTGAGGCATGGCGCCATCCTTACCAGAGTTGCTTCAAGTCATATCCGTGTGGGAACTTTCGAATATGCCAGGAATTTCCATGAGGGAAAATACCTCAAAGACCTGCTCCAATACAGCATTGCCCGGCATTATCCGGAACTCGATGAGTCAGAAAATCCGGCTTTGGCCTTCTTTGAGGCTGTGATGGACAAGCAGCTGAACCTGATCCTCCACTGGATGCGGGTAGGCTTTATCCATGGGGTGATGAATACAGACAATATGAGTATTCCTGGCGAAACGATTGATTATGGTCCATGTGCCTTCATGAATGCTTATGACCCGATGACGGTTTTTAGTTCCATTGATACCCAAGGAAGGTATGCCTATGGCAATCAGCCTTTCATTGCCCATTGGAATTTGGGCTGTCTTGGATCTGCCCTGCTTCCTGAAATTGCAGCCAAAACTGCCGATGCAGTGAAATTGGCTCAGGAATCCATCAACAAATTCCCTTTAGCCTATGAAACTAAATGGCTGGAAATGATGGGGAAAAAATTGGGAATAGCTCAAATAAAGCCCTCAGACAAAGCTTTGGTAGATGACCTCTTGCACTGGATGAAAAAGAACAAAGCTGATTTTACCAATACATTCCTTTACCTGAGAAGGAATGCCTTTCCCCAGGACAGTATTTATCAAGAAGTGGATTTCAAGGCTTGGCTCCAATTGTGGCAGGAAAGAATTTCAGAGAACAGGACAAAAGCCCAGGAATTGATGGATCAGAACAATCCTGCTTTTATCCCGCGAAACCATTTGGTAGAAGCAACCTTGGAGGCAGCAAGTAATGATGGCAATATGCAGCCTTTTCAGGAACTTTTGGCTGTACTACAAGACCCTTATACCGATAAGCCCGGTTTTGAAAAATTCCAGGAAGTACCAATAGAGGTGGATAAAGGTTTTCAGACGTTTTGTGGGACTTAA
- a CDS encoding energy transducer TonB, whose product MKSIGVLKYSSLCCFLFLMAGAVFSQNRVIVPINEHLIPTENGSNEHIYNKVVSVSTQGELLEKIYNLENRPIEISKSSFKDPEGKQLLWKETQKFNELGEIDRIIIVDASSDSTKTKVFNNEKLLLELSCDEFSNCNGLFYPEDSEETIPVDRNIFEPNFSDIQGWFKFARENFKYPEIARKGKHEGTVWMGLRIGTNGELLESTGINAKELHPSLIKKVQEIIDAYHGEFSPALDKKGNPVEGWMYFNTDFYLLQTKTTRTVPKFDF is encoded by the coding sequence ATGAAAAGTATTGGAGTTCTCAAATATTCCAGTCTTTGCTGTTTCCTTTTTTTAATGGCGGGGGCTGTATTTTCCCAAAACAGAGTTATTGTTCCGATTAATGAGCACTTAATCCCAACTGAAAACGGAAGCAATGAACACATCTACAACAAAGTGGTTTCTGTTTCAACGCAAGGTGAGCTTTTGGAAAAAATATACAATTTAGAAAACCGCCCCATAGAAATAAGTAAGTCCTCTTTCAAAGATCCTGAAGGGAAACAACTATTGTGGAAGGAAACCCAAAAGTTTAATGAATTAGGAGAGATAGACAGGATAATAATTGTGGATGCCAGTAGCGATTCCACAAAAACAAAGGTTTTTAACAATGAGAAACTCCTTCTTGAATTATCCTGTGATGAATTCAGCAATTGCAACGGCTTATTTTACCCTGAGGATTCAGAAGAAACCATACCTGTTGACAGGAACATATTCGAGCCTAATTTTTCAGATATCCAAGGTTGGTTTAAGTTTGCCCGAGAGAATTTTAAATACCCAGAAATAGCAAGAAAGGGCAAACATGAAGGAACCGTTTGGATGGGTTTAAGAATAGGTACCAATGGAGAACTTTTGGAGAGTACGGGCATCAATGCCAAGGAATTGCACCCATCTTTGATAAAAAAAGTCCAAGAAATTATAGATGCTTATCACGGAGAATTTTCTCCCGCACTGGATAAAAAAGGAAATCCTGTTGAAGGTTGGATGTATTTCAATACCGATTTTTATTTGCTTCAAACAAAAACTACTAGGACAGTACCAAAATTTGATTTTTAA